The following proteins are co-located in the Triticum aestivum cultivar Chinese Spring chromosome 1A, IWGSC CS RefSeq v2.1, whole genome shotgun sequence genome:
- the LOC123070628 gene encoding pentatricopeptide repeat-containing protein At3g51320-like — LHAFLRRGLRSRGAVLRAHAFLLRRGLLLGHPVPSGLLLSAAAASTATSATHLVRLLLRHLPPPLPLFSLSAALRAVAPRVPFSALLSLFAHLLRAHAPSGFPDAFAFPPLLSAAASARSPRSHLPAALALHAQLLRCGLLFAPPPHAANALLRFYGAAGSLPSARHLFDEMPFRDMASHNTMMTAHAAALGGGLDAARQLFDGMLLRNVVSWNVMINGYVKAKRPEQALEVVRWMAGVGVRGTATTMVGAATACARLGRLGSGREVHCAYLRRFEEDNLLFWTSLVDMYGKCRRVAAARKVFDRLNVRNVVCWNAMIIGHCVYGEPADGLQLFHEMIGRGKNGSGNQWVLRPDEVTFIGVLCACTRLGLLNDGKVYFNQMTTTYSLRPTFAHYWCMANLYGSVVMRHDLGCATDSARSFTMKRTPSRFTIKSSNYVNSTRNLKMG; from the exons ctccacgccttcctccgccgcggcctccgCTCCCGCGGCGCCGTGCTCCGCGCGCacgccttcctcctccgccgcggcctcctcctcgGCCACCCGGTCCCctcgggcctcctcctctccgccgccgccgcctccaccgccacctccgccacccacctcgtgcgcctcctcctccgccacctGCCCCCGCCGCTCCCGCTCTTCTCCCTCTCGGCCGCCCTCCGTGCCGTCGCCCCGCGCGTGCCCTTCTCCGCGCTGCTCTCCCTCTTCGCCCACCTCCTCCGCGCCCACGCCCCCTCCGGCTTCCCCGACGCCTTCGCCTTCCCGCCGCTGCTCTCCGCGGCCGCCTCCGCGCGCTCCCCGCGCAGCCACCTCCCCGCCGCGCTCGCGCTCCACGCGCAGCTGCTCCGCTGCGGCCTGCTCttcgcgccgccgccccacgccgccaacGCGCTCCTCCGTTTCTACGGCGCCGCCGGCAGCCTCCCCTCCGCGCGccacctgttcgacgaaatgcccttCAGGGACATGGCGTCCCACAACACCATGATGACGGCCCACGCTGCTGCTCTGGGCGGCGGCCTTGACGCCGCACGCCAGCTGTTCGACGGAATGCTCCTCAGGAACGTGGTGTCCTGGAACGTCATGATCAATGGGTATGTGAAGGCGAAGCGGCCTGAGCAGGCTTTGGAGGTGGTGCGGTGGATGGCAGGGGTCGGGGTAAGGGGTACCGCGACGACAATGGTCGGGGCGGCCACCGCGTGCGCCAGGCTGGGGAGGCTGGGGTCTGGCAGGGAGGTGCATTGTGCATACTTGCGCCGCTTTGAGGAGGATAACCTCTTGTTTTGGACTTCGCTGGTTGATATGTATGGCAAGTGCCGGAGGGTGGCGGCTGCGAGGAAGGTGTTTGATCGGCTCAATGTCCGGAATGTTGTTTGCTGGAATGCAATGATCATCGGGCATTGCGTGTATGGTGAACCTGCTGATGGGCTTCAGCTGTTCCATGAGATGATTGGACGAG GGAAGAATGGTTCAGGTAACCAATGGGTTCTGCGACCAGATGAAGTCACTTTCATTGGTGTACTCTGCGCGTGTACCCGTTTAGGTCTCCTGAATGATGGGAAGGTATATTTCAACCAGATGACCACGACGTACAGTCTCAGGCCAACATTCGCACACTATTGGTGCATGGCGAATCTGTATGGGAGTGTTGTGATGAGGCACGACCTCGGATGTGCCACTGATTCGGCCCGATCTTTTACGATGAAACGGACTCCTTCAAGATTCACGATAAAATCTTCCAATTACGTGAACAGTACACGTAACCTGAAGATGGGGTGA
- the LOC123070709 gene encoding flavonol 3-sulfotransferase-like codes for MAAPPSASILVGPVPFKDVVGDDDDNGAAPPDEYDDIVSALPTSTTIGLRHYHGAWVSEWRVRGVISAQRRFVPRPGDMLLGSPPKCGTTWLKALSFAVMARDAYPPAGAGHPLRRLNPHDCVPFMDELFSAGQQAKLDALPSPRLMNTHMHHSLLPASVADNPACKIVYVCREPKDMVVSMWHFLRGAWRFTFAELFEWACEGKTPNGPVWEHILGYWRASRAAPERVMFLRYEEMLADPIGHVRELARFLGRPFSAADEAAGLPASVVELCSFEALRGVSARSVGSCSGSRVEFSHQSYFRKGAVGDWTNHMTADMARRFDAIVEDKLRGSGLAFN; via the coding sequence ATGGCTGCTCCTCCTAGCGCGTCCATCCTCGTCGGCCCGGTCCCGTTCAAGGACGTCGtcggcgacgacgacgacaacggagCCGCCCCACCGGACGAGTACGACGACATCGTCTCCGCCCTGCCGACCAGCACAACGATCGGCTTGCGTCACTACCACGGCGCCTGGGTCAGCGAGTGGAGGGTCCGGGGTGTCATCTCCGCCCAGCGACGCTTCGTCCCGCGCCCCGGCGACATGCTCCTGGGCAGCCCGCCCAAGTGCGGCACCACGTGGCTCAAGGCGCTGTCCTTCGCTGTCATGGCGCGCGACGCGTACCCGCCCGCCGGCGCCGGGCACCCGCTCCGCCGCCTCAACCCGCACGACTGCGTCCCCTTCATGGACGAGCTGTTCAGCGCCGGGCAGCAGGCCAAGCTGGACGCGCTGCCGTCGCCCAGGCTCATGAACACGCACATGCACCACTCCCTTCTCCCGGCCTCCGTCGCCGACAACCCCGCCTGCAAGATCGTCTATGTCTGCAGGGAGCCCAAGGACATGGTGGTCTCGATGTGGCACTTCCTCCGCGGCGCCTGGCGGTTCACCTTCGCTGAGCTATTTGAGTGGGCTTGCGAGGGGAAGACGCCCAACGGGCCGGTATGGGAGCACATCCTCGGGTACTGGAGGGCGAGCAGGGCCGCGCCGGAGAGGGTCATGTTCCTGAGGTACGAGGAGATGCTCGCGGATCCCATCGGCCACGTCCGGGAGCTGGCGCGGTTCCTCGGGCGGCCCTTCTCGGCCGCCGACGAGGCGGCGGGGCTGCCGGCGAGCGTCGTGGAGCTGTGCAGCTTCGAAGCTCTGAGAGGCGTGAGCGCCCGGAGCGTGGGGTCTTGCAGCGGCTCGCGCGTCGAGTTCTCGCACCAGTCCTACTTCAGGAAAGGGGCGGTGGGGGACTGGACCAACCACATGACGGCAGACATGGCGCGCCGCTTCGACGCCATTGTTGAGGACAAGCTCCGTGGGTCGGGTCTCGCTTTCAACTGA
- the LOC123185845 gene encoding uncharacterized protein: protein MSVGMEGNMVLPILLPQVLHLKFMRPWKIFFNVPDIDNTDSHREAPSKSQRTPTPWPQRVRLGKIPDRRASLSGRKSVLEMAMRNYADRAKPSISRAVSVDSLCSLPSECAPDRRSPEEEDSGECSSMSLLLPQAKMERNLLLATQNLKFRRPCQTSVLPTPWLGRGGLGYKIMPQLNCMTKICLS, encoded by the exons ATGAGTGTGGGGATGGAGGGAAATATGGTGTTACCGATTCTCCTTCCTCAAGTTTTGCATCTCAAGTTCATGAGGCCATGGAAGATTTTTTTCAATGTCCCAGATATTGATAACACCGACAGTCACAGAGAGGCCCCGTCTAAATCGCAGCGCACTCCAACTCCGTGGCCTCAAAG GGTCCGACTTGGCAAGATACCCGACCGCCGCGCCTCATTATCAGGAAGGAAAAGTGTTTTGGAGATGGCCATGAGAAATTATGCAGATCGGGCGAAGCCTTCAATCTCTCGTGCGGTGTCCGTGGACAGCTTATGTTCATTACCCTCGGAGTGCGCCCCAGATCGGAGATCGCCAGAGGAGGAAGACAGTGGCGAGTGTTCCTCCATGTCGCTTCTCCTTCCTCAAGCCAAGATGGAGAGAAATCTGCTGCTAGCGACGCAGAATCTGAAGTTCCGAAGGCCATGCCAGACTTCTGTCCTTCCAACTCCGTGGCTGGGAAG GGGTGGCTTGGGTTACAAGATCATGCCGCAACTGAACTGCATGACCAAGATATGCCTGTCATAA